A window from Triticum aestivum cultivar Chinese Spring chromosome 6D, IWGSC CS RefSeq v2.1, whole genome shotgun sequence encodes these proteins:
- the LOC123145441 gene encoding oxidation resistance protein 1 isoform X1, with amino-acid sequence MGYLPSSLGSKAAHFVSDLTTVILNPVSEREPSHLPEEDEEQEKSEDDKDSDHNSDNPDGPDTSSFRAFMISFLSPSSSFNDSREIIPEQSEEMGYPTLTPVGKATKGKTGLLSRGKHSIGKIINKAAKMSGFKQNSEPKIDKEVVNNAESVAPALELEGPNEVNSLTNMPAMSEPSVLLSETMRSTLYSSLPILAQGRSWVLLYSTSRHGISLSTLYRRSLLCPGYSLLVVGDRKGAVFGGLVEAPLQPTSTKKYQGTNNCFVFTNLHSDPAIYRPTGANKYYTVCSADYLALGGGGHFALYLDSDLLSGSSSNSETFNNQCLSHSPDFAVKDVELWGFVYPSRYEEMLKLCRTEKPGVCRF; translated from the exons ATGGGGTACCTGCCGTCGTCCCTGGGCAGCAAGGCGGCGCACTTCGTGTCCGACCTCACCACCGTCATCCTCAACCCCGTCTCCGAGCGCGAGCCCTCCCACCTCCCC GAGGAGGACGAAGAGCAAGAAAAATCAGAAGATGACAAAGATTCTGACCATAATTCTGATAACCCTGACGGCCCCGATACATCTTCGTTCAGAGCATTCATGATCTCATTTTTGTCGCCGTCTAGCTCTTTTAACGATTCAAGGGAGATAATCCCCGAGCAGAGCGAAGAAATGGGATACCCAACTTTAACACCAGTTGGGAAGGCAACCAAGGGAAAGACAGGCTTGCTAAGCAGAGGGAAGCATTCCATTGGAAAAATTATTAATAAAGCGGCTAAGATGAGCGGTTTCAAACAAAATTCAGAACCCAAAATTGACAAAGAGGTGGTAAATAATGCTGAATCAGTTGCACCTGCGTTGGAGCTCGAAGGACCAAATGAAGTTAATTCCCTGACCAACATGCCAGCTATGTCAGAGCCATCTGTCCTTTTGTCAGAAACAATGCGATCCACTCTTTATTCTTCTCTTCCTATTCTGGCCCAAGGAAGGAGCTGGGTTTTGCTATACAG CACATCGAGGCATGGAATATCTCTATCTACTTTATATAGAAGGAGTTTGCTGTGCCCTGGTTACTCACTCCTG GTAGTTGGGGACAGAAAGGGGGCGGTTTTTGGTGGTCTAGTTGAGGCTCCATTACAGCCAACTAGCACAAAGAAGTATCAG GGTACCAATAACTGCTTTGTTTTCACTAATTTACACAGTGATCCTGCTATATACCGGCCAACAG GTGCCAATAAGTATTATACTGTGTGCTCTGCTGACTATTTGGCACTAGGAGGTGGAGGTCATTTCGCACTTTATCTAGACTCAGACCT TTTGAGTGGTTCAAGTTCAAATTCGGAGACTTTTAACAACCAGTGTTTGTCACATTCTCCAGATTTTGCAGTTAAAGACGTTGAG CTATGGGGCTTCGTCTATCCTTCAAGGTACGAAGAGATGCTCAAGCTCTGTCGTACTGAGAAGCCAGGGGTATGCCGATTTTGA
- the LOC123145441 gene encoding oxidation resistance protein 1 isoform X2: MISFLSPSSSFNDSREIIPEQSEEMGYPTLTPVGKATKGKTGLLSRGKHSIGKIINKAAKMSGFKQNSEPKIDKEVVNNAESVAPALELEGPNEVNSLTNMPAMSEPSVLLSETMRSTLYSSLPILAQGRSWVLLYSTSRHGISLSTLYRRSLLCPGYSLLVVGDRKGAVFGGLVEAPLQPTSTKKYQGTNNCFVFTNLHSDPAIYRPTGANKYYTVCSADYLALGGGGHFALYLDSDLLSGSSSNSETFNNQCLSHSPDFAVKDVELWGFVYPSRYEEMLKLCRTEKPGVCRF, translated from the exons ATGATCTCATTTTTGTCGCCGTCTAGCTCTTTTAACGATTCAAGGGAGATAATCCCCGAGCAGAGCGAAGAAATGGGATACCCAACTTTAACACCAGTTGGGAAGGCAACCAAGGGAAAGACAGGCTTGCTAAGCAGAGGGAAGCATTCCATTGGAAAAATTATTAATAAAGCGGCTAAGATGAGCGGTTTCAAACAAAATTCAGAACCCAAAATTGACAAAGAGGTGGTAAATAATGCTGAATCAGTTGCACCTGCGTTGGAGCTCGAAGGACCAAATGAAGTTAATTCCCTGACCAACATGCCAGCTATGTCAGAGCCATCTGTCCTTTTGTCAGAAACAATGCGATCCACTCTTTATTCTTCTCTTCCTATTCTGGCCCAAGGAAGGAGCTGGGTTTTGCTATACAG CACATCGAGGCATGGAATATCTCTATCTACTTTATATAGAAGGAGTTTGCTGTGCCCTGGTTACTCACTCCTG GTAGTTGGGGACAGAAAGGGGGCGGTTTTTGGTGGTCTAGTTGAGGCTCCATTACAGCCAACTAGCACAAAGAAGTATCAG GGTACCAATAACTGCTTTGTTTTCACTAATTTACACAGTGATCCTGCTATATACCGGCCAACAG GTGCCAATAAGTATTATACTGTGTGCTCTGCTGACTATTTGGCACTAGGAGGTGGAGGTCATTTCGCACTTTATCTAGACTCAGACCT TTTGAGTGGTTCAAGTTCAAATTCGGAGACTTTTAACAACCAGTGTTTGTCACATTCTCCAGATTTTGCAGTTAAAGACGTTGAG CTATGGGGCTTCGTCTATCCTTCAAGGTACGAAGAGATGCTCAAGCTCTGTCGTACTGAGAAGCCAGGGGTATGCCGATTTTGA